The region CATGGCCAGCTCTTTGCTCACTGCCAAGGCGAGGCGTGATGCATGGCTTAGCAGGAGGCTTCCAGCTGCTCCTGCACTGACTGCTTACCCAAAGTCGTGCTTGCACCATCGCGCTGTACAGAAACTCTTCATAaaggaatacaaaataaaactaaacttCTCTTTGCTTTTATGAGCTGAGGGTCTCAGTGTAGGCGTCCTAACCCTCTGCTTTGCCTTCGTGCTGCTCTTGATATGAACTTAGCATTTTTGTGTACTCAGCCTTACTTTTCTGTATATTTATCACTTtacccttgtccacattaaatttcatttgaccCTTAATTCCCCAGTTCTCCCAGCATTTAAAATCCAGATCCTTGTTTTACTGCACCAGGACAGCAATGAACAGTAAAAGGTTTGCTAAAGCATTTTCCACCACATTAATTGAAAGGAAAAATGATAAATAGATGTAGATAACCCGTAAGTTTAATGTGCCGCCTTTTACTATAGAAACATTTTGTGCTGTTTGCTAAAGAATGCActtttaaaaaatccaataaatagaaataaataaataaataggtggaGCGAGAGGTTAGGAGGGATGCACGGCAGCAGGAGGGATAGCACAGGCTCTGCTCCAAGATTAATTCTTCCGTGCACCTGCGAGAAAAAAGAAAGTAAGCAAATGCATTATATTCTTTGATTTCCTGCACCCTtctcttttatttctccttcatTAATGTCTGTATCTGAGGAGAACTTTCACATCAGGCCATACAAATTACTTTTTATGTAAATTATAAAGAGCAAAATCTCTCTGCAACACAGTGAATAGAAATAACAACGCACTTTGTGCCTAAACCGCTGTGCTCTAACAATCCATCCAGTCCCATTAATCCTTTTATTCCTTCCCATATCAGGTACCTGTTGCTTTATAAATCAGATGACCAGgccttaatttgtagacaaaaagaaaGTGGAGCCAGAATAGAGGGAGCAGGACCAAAGCAGGCGTAACCtgtgtgaatgggaggagccagggtGGGGTGTAACCtgtgtgaatgggaggagccagggtGGGGCGTAACCTGTGTGAATGGGAGGAGGCAGGGTCGGGCGTACCCTGTGTGAATGGGAGGAGGCAGGGTCGGGCGTACCCTGTGTGAATGGGAGGAGGCAGGGTCGGGCGTACCCTGTGTGAATGGGAGGAGGCAGGGTCGGGCGTACCCTGTGTGAATGGGAGGAGGCAGGGTCGGGCGTACCCTGTGTGAATGGGAGGAGGCAGGGTCGGGCGTACCCtgtgtgaatgggaggagccagggtGGGGCGTAACCtgtgtgaatgggaggagccagggtGGGGCGTAACCTGTGTGAATGGGAGGAGGCAGGGTCGGGCGTACCCtgtgtgaatgggaggagccagggtAGGGCGTAACCTGTGTGAATGGGAGGAGGCAGGGTCGGGTGTACCCtgtgtgaatgggaggagccagggtCGGGTGTACCCtgtgtgaatgggaggagccagggtCGGGTGTAAAGTCACCCTCACAAGCCCTGAGACTGGCAGGCATTTACTTCCTGTCCTTTTCAGATTGGCCATTCTCACTCATGGCCGCCTCAATTGTGCCAGCAAATTGCACAAAATCAAGGAGACGTGGCTGGTCCCATGTCAGGTAAGCGGCTCTGACACTCTGGTCTGCTTCCTTTCCTCTTGGATCCGTGCCACCACCAGCTCTGCAGCAGAAACCACAACAGATTTCCACAACAGGCTCTACTCTGCTTCCTTGGGTCCTGAGAAATCGGTGGCAGAAGGGCATTCTGGGTAACAGATGCAAAGAGGGGTTAAATTAGCAGAAGTTTAAAATTTGCGAGCTGTAGTGCAAGTCGAGAAGGAAAGCGTTTAAGACTTGATGACCAGCACCATTGCTTCAttgtttcaaacttgtgctcatCCAACACCTTTTTGTATTTGTTCTTTGGTGTCAAGTATCAGTGccctcttgttccctgcaggGTGAGTGGCTGTTCACTCTCTGTGCCAGGCTCACCCCTAAACCCTGATACTAACACATTATGCCATTCATCTGCAGTCATATACACCTGTGCTGCCCTTATTCCccattaaactatttcttttcaTAGGCCATTGCTACTGGCATGCGTTCTGATGAGAGATGGGTTAAGACTCACCATTGCAGCCTAACCCACTGAGGGATCCGATCCTATCAATTCGTCTTCCAAAGCAGCTGGATTCTCGCATCATTTTGGGGTTCTGAAGACCACGGAGGCTTTTGAGAAGGGAGTCCTTGAAAGACATGGGGTTGTTGGGGACCATCCTGGACTCGGACTGCAGATTGTCGCTGTCGTCTGAAGGTTCAGATTGAATACTACCCTGTACTCCCAACTCCTGCAGCTCCGCGTTGGAATCCAGGGCTTCAATCAGAGCAAACTTTTCCTGCAGTCGTTCCAGTACAGTctggaaagaaaaagaacaaaatagcaaGTTCTGTGTTGCAGTCTCAGCCTGTCCATCACAGCCATCTCACTTCACAAGTAACAGGAAACTCATCATTTCAATTAATGAACTTACAATAGGTAACTAATTGGAATTCTGTTTATGAACGGGAGTTTGCAGCTCTTCCTGACCAACACACAGAAAAGGATTAGATTTGCCCGTCCAAGTTTGACTTCATTCTCAGAAGTTTTCTTAAGCCCCACAGAACTTGGCAAATCAAACTGGCATTTAATGCATTCCctctccaaagaaaaaaaaatggtgacgTTTGTGTGTAGAATGGAGTAGCAGTTGGCTCTCCTTTTCACTTTTTCTTCTGGAACACCACCATCCCTGTCAACAAATTCTCTTCTTACCATATTGAAGTGCATAATGAGGAACGTTCTTGCCAGCAGGGTTCACAGGAAGCAAACTGGGGACATTTTCTCCCCTGGACATCCCTGCATTGCAGTTCAGAAGTCGAGCATCCAAGGCagttcttagaaaaaaaaatcctaagcCTCCATTTCTAACCTAATGGGCCCCTACAGAAGATATAAAAGTGGACGGGGAGAGCACCGAGCCATGGAAGACCCTTAGGTCCTACAACCAATGCGGTGGAAagtagagagagagcaggaaggaCTCACCTTTAAGTTGTCCAGTTCTTGGGATGGGCTCAGGTCGTACATGGGGTTGGCGCCACTGGAATGAAAATGGATAATGAGCATCAGAAACCCGCAGCAAATATATATTTTGGAGTTCATGCTTTTCAATTTTGGAAGTCTGTTGCTGAAGGTTGTCTCTTTCGCTCTGTTTTCTTTCCCTCTTTTCCCTCAGTTTTATACCCTGCGAGTGTGATCCCAGATTCTGAGGTTATCTGCAAACTTATCGCGCTCACATTCCAGCAGCCACTCCAAAGGCAGTGAGGCCTGAAGAAGATTCCCTTTTTAGTTGTCATTAAGTTGCAGAAGAGGAATGTGTCACAAGTCAGTTATTACACGCGCTCTTCCCGTGATTCTGCTACTGACAACATTTCCAAGAAGAAATGCTTAACGACTTTGTTGTAGGAGTCTACGTGTTCTTAGTAAGGTGATAAAGCAGTATTGAAAAGAGTTAAACTCAAAGTCTTGGTACAATCACCAATAATTAGGAATTTGCAGGCCTTAAAAAACTTATAAAGGAAGCTATTCCAGCGTGCTGTGATTTTCTGAAAACAATGAAGGCTAGCAGGTTAACAATAAAGTGACAGGTATcaacatgagagagagaagatgctgAGATATTTTTGTGAAAATTCTGCATTCATGCAAGATTTCAGAGCACTTCCCATAACTCCCAGTAATGTCAATTTTTCTGCTATTTGTTTGGCATTTAATGTATCAGAAATTGTCAGTCTGAGAATGTGGAAGCCTATAGATACTATTTGTTGAGTTCATAGAAATCCTTTCAGGGCTTTCATTATATTTTACTAAAGCATGAAAAACAGCACATCATTGAAATATCTTTAACATAAAATTCCTTCAAAAAATCTATTTTCTACAATTCAAGGAGATTGAGGGCAGTTTTTCAAACTaaattaggtgaattttcagtgaGAATCAAGTTTAAGAAGAAAAGACTTGTCATGccgggtcagatcaaggtccataaAGCCTGTGTCTgagagtggccagtccaggtcacaagtattcaACAGGTCCCTAAAGCAGATCTATTTCTAGTACTCATGCCCAAGGATAGCcgtagctttctttagtctacctggctaagaacgtgttatggacttttcctctgggAACGTGTGCGCTATGTTCCTCGCCtcgaccacgtcctctggcaacaaattcctcagcctgattgtgcgccgagtgaaaaagtgctttctatAATCTCATGCAATATTGGCTTGCATAAAACGGGCACTCGTGCATGAGCGCCTTCTCTCCTAAtgtgtgcccagccacctctcctgggcgcaggATGagttatttaaatgaggggttgtgctagggataaattgtgctcCCTAGTGCGTCCGtggcatcgggtgcccaattAATGGGCGTCCGTTTCCCTAATCTGACTTTTCATGCTGCTTCCAATGgttcctcctccttagtatctGGAACACCACCTGCCATCAGCAAATTCTCTTCTTAGCACATTGAAGTGCATGCATAATGAGGAATGTTCTTCCTCTTCCCAGCAGGGTTCACGGGAAGCAAACGGGGGGCATTTTCTCCCCTGGTCGTCCCTGTGTTGCAGTTCAGAAATCCAGCATCCAAAaccatactaagtaggaggaaccataaaaaaaaaaaaaagtattttacaatttttttggtACCTgggtgggttgttttgttttgtttttttcagatggCTCAGAGCTTGTAAAAATGCCAGCCCTGGGGCTGGTGTTAAGTTAAAATGTGCGCATGGGTTGATTTTTTGCATGGGATGAGCAGTATTAGCTGCACGCTGGTTTGCTTGCACGGtttccccttattgcatcgggtgtcaGCCCGTGCGCTGGGCTCAGCTCATGATACAGCAGCGGCCTGTTTGTTGGTTTCATGCAGCAACCCCTTGTTTTTAGTCACCCTCCTTCACCCACTCCACCctacacatgattttataaacttgtaaTCCTGTGAAGTACTAAGAGCGCCTTCATCCTTTGCCTCTGCTGTTTGTGTGAGTGCTAGAGGGGGCATAATGGCACCTCACACTTGGAAATCTCTCTAAAACACCCACATGAATGTCTCTTCGTGCGATGAAGGGAAAGGCACTGTGAAGCCCTCACATGT is a window of Rhinatrema bivittatum chromosome 15, aRhiBiv1.1, whole genome shotgun sequence DNA encoding:
- the LOC115076416 gene encoding natriuretic peptides A-like, which encodes MNSKIYICCGFLMLIIHFHSSGANPMYDLSPSQELDNLKTVLERLQEKFALIEALDSNAELQELGVQGSIQSEPSDDSDNLQSESRMVPNNPMSFKDSLLKSLRGLQNPKMMRESSCFGRRIDRIGSLSGLGCNGARKN